From Lutra lutra chromosome 14, mLutLut1.2, whole genome shotgun sequence, a single genomic window includes:
- the POLL gene encoding DNA polymerase lambda isoform X5: MKPKTIRPGSGHTSMDPGGILKAFPKRRKIHANPSSKALVKKPKHEGGEEAGEWLSSLRAHVVPSGIGRARAELFEKQIIQHGGQICAAQAPGVTHIVVDEGMDCERALRLLRLPQLPQGAQLVKSTWLSLCLQEKRLVDTAGFNICSPDSRYLDQPQLSKADQDSSAQEAVLRTALSPPRPPTRPVSPPRRTEEAPSTQVQPGCDDETSDGEETQVSAADLEALISGRCSPSLEGDGEPSPAPKGLDKWVCAQPSSQKAVNYNPHITEKLEVLAKAYSVQGDKWRALGYTKAINALKSFHKPVTSYQEAFSIPGIGKRMAEKIVEILESGHLRKLDHISESVPVLELFSNIWGAGTKTAQMWYQQGFRTLEDIRDRASLTSQQAIGLKHYDDFLERIPREEATEIEQTVREAAQAFSPGLLCVACGSYRRGKASCGDVDVLLTHPDGRSHQGIFSPLLDSLRRQGDPLSSPPTISGISLAWELQLLGHLLPPRLTNT, encoded by the exons ATGAAACCTAAAACCATTAGGCCGGGATCTGGCCATACCTCAATGGACCCTGGGGGCATCTTGAAGGCATTTCCCAAGCGGAGGAAAATTCATGCCAATCCATCATCAAAAGCACTTGTAAAGAAACCCAAGCATGAAGGTGGAGAAGAAGCAGGAG AGTGGCTGAGCTCCCTGCGGGCCCATGTTGTGCCCAGCGGCATTGGGCGAGCCCGGGCAGAACTCTTTGAGAAGCAGATTATTCAGCATGGAGGCCAGATATGCGCTGCCCAGGCCCCAGGGGTCACTCACATTGTGGTGGATGAAGGCATGGACTGTGAGCGAGCCCTCCGCCTCCTTCGACTGCCCCAGCTACCCCAGGGTGCTCAGCTGGTGAAGTCCACCTGGCTGAGCCTGTGCCTGCAGGAGAAAAGGCTCGTGGACACGGCAGGATTCAACATCTGCAGCCCCGACAG CAGGTACCTGGACCAACCGCAGCTCAGCAAGGCAGACCAAGACTCTTCTGCCCAGGAGGCTGTGCTCAGGacagccctctctcctcctcGTCCTCCCACCAGGCCTGTATCTCCTCCCCGGAGGACAGAGGAGGCCCCGAGCACCCAAGTCCAG CCTGGCTGTGATGATGAAACCAGTGACGGGGAAGAGACCCAGGTTAGCGCAGCTGATCTGGAAGCCCTTATCAGTGGCCGCTGCTCCCCCTCCCTTGAGGGAGATGGCGAGCCTAGTCCAGCCCCTAAGGGCCTGGATAAATGGGTCTGTGCACAGCCTTCGAGCCAGAAGGCGGTCAACTACAACCCCCACATCACAGAGAAGCTGGAAGTGCTGGCCAAAGCCTACAGTGTTCAGGGAGACAAGTGGAGGGCCCTGGGCTATACCAAGGCCATCAATGCCCTCAAGAGCTTCCACAAGCCTGTCACCTCCTACCAG gaggcCTTCAGTATCCCTGGGATTGGAAAGCGGATGGCCGAGAAGATCGTAGAAATCCTGGAGAGTGGGCATCTGCGGAAGCTGGACCATATCAGTGAGAGCGTGCCTGTCTTGGAGCTCTTCTCCAACATCTGGGGAGCTGGAACCAAAACTGCACAGATGTGGTACCAACAG GGTTTCCGGACGCTAGAAGATATCCGCGACCGGGCCTCCCTGACTAGCCAGCAGGCCATTGGCCTGAAGCATTATGATGACTTCCTGGAGCGCATACCCCGGGAGGAGGCTACAGAGATTGAGCAGACA GTCCGGGAAGCGGCTCAGGCCTTCAGCCCCGGGCTGCTGTGTGTGGCGTGTGGTTCTTACCGCCGGGGGAAGGCAAGCTGTGGTGACGTGGACGTGCTGCTCACCCACCCGGACGGCCGGTCTCACCAGGGCATCTTCAGTCCTCTCCTCGACAGCCTTCGGCGCCAAG GAGACCCCCTTTCATCCCCTCCCACCATCTCAGGGATCAGCCTCGCATGGGAGCTAcagctcttggggcacctgctgCCCCCCAGACTCACAAACACCTAG
- the POLL gene encoding DNA polymerase lambda isoform X4, whose translation MDPGGILKAFPKRRKIHANPSSKALVKKPKHEGGEEAGEWLSSLRAHVVPSGIGRARAELFEKQIIQHGGQICAAQAPGVTHIVVDEGMDCERALRLLRLPQLPQGAQLVKSTWLSLCLQEKRLVDTAGFNICSPDSRYLDQPQLSKADQDSSAQEAVLRTALSPPRPPTRPVSPPRRTEEAPSTQVQPGCDDETSDGEETQVSAADLEALISGRCSPSLEGDGEPSPAPKGLDKWVCAQPSSQKAVNYNPHITEKLEVLAKAYSVQGDKWRALGYTKAINALKSFHKPVTSYQEAFSIPGIGKRMAEKIVEILESGHLRKLDHISESVPVLELFSNIWGAGTKTAQMWYQQGFRTLEDIRDRASLTSQQAIGLKHYDDFLERIPREEATEIEQTVREAAQAFSPGLLCVACGSYRRGKASCGDVDVLLTHPDGRSHQGIFSPLLDSLRRQGFLTDDLVSQEENGQQQKYLGVCQLPGPGRRHRRLDIIIVPYSEFACALLYFTGSAHFNRFMRALAKTKGMSLSEHALSTSVVRNTHGLKLGPGRVLPTPTEKDVFRLLGLPYREPAERDW comes from the exons ATGGACCCTGGGGGCATCTTGAAGGCATTTCCCAAGCGGAGGAAAATTCATGCCAATCCATCATCAAAAGCACTTGTAAAGAAACCCAAGCATGAAGGTGGAGAAGAAGCAGGAG AGTGGCTGAGCTCCCTGCGGGCCCATGTTGTGCCCAGCGGCATTGGGCGAGCCCGGGCAGAACTCTTTGAGAAGCAGATTATTCAGCATGGAGGCCAGATATGCGCTGCCCAGGCCCCAGGGGTCACTCACATTGTGGTGGATGAAGGCATGGACTGTGAGCGAGCCCTCCGCCTCCTTCGACTGCCCCAGCTACCCCAGGGTGCTCAGCTGGTGAAGTCCACCTGGCTGAGCCTGTGCCTGCAGGAGAAAAGGCTCGTGGACACGGCAGGATTCAACATCTGCAGCCCCGACAG CAGGTACCTGGACCAACCGCAGCTCAGCAAGGCAGACCAAGACTCTTCTGCCCAGGAGGCTGTGCTCAGGacagccctctctcctcctcGTCCTCCCACCAGGCCTGTATCTCCTCCCCGGAGGACAGAGGAGGCCCCGAGCACCCAAGTCCAG CCTGGCTGTGATGATGAAACCAGTGACGGGGAAGAGACCCAGGTTAGCGCAGCTGATCTGGAAGCCCTTATCAGTGGCCGCTGCTCCCCCTCCCTTGAGGGAGATGGCGAGCCTAGTCCAGCCCCTAAGGGCCTGGATAAATGGGTCTGTGCACAGCCTTCGAGCCAGAAGGCGGTCAACTACAACCCCCACATCACAGAGAAGCTGGAAGTGCTGGCCAAAGCCTACAGTGTTCAGGGAGACAAGTGGAGGGCCCTGGGCTATACCAAGGCCATCAATGCCCTCAAGAGCTTCCACAAGCCTGTCACCTCCTACCAG gaggcCTTCAGTATCCCTGGGATTGGAAAGCGGATGGCCGAGAAGATCGTAGAAATCCTGGAGAGTGGGCATCTGCGGAAGCTGGACCATATCAGTGAGAGCGTGCCTGTCTTGGAGCTCTTCTCCAACATCTGGGGAGCTGGAACCAAAACTGCACAGATGTGGTACCAACAG GGTTTCCGGACGCTAGAAGATATCCGCGACCGGGCCTCCCTGACTAGCCAGCAGGCCATTGGCCTGAAGCATTATGATGACTTCCTGGAGCGCATACCCCGGGAGGAGGCTACAGAGATTGAGCAGACA GTCCGGGAAGCGGCTCAGGCCTTCAGCCCCGGGCTGCTGTGTGTGGCGTGTGGTTCTTACCGCCGGGGGAAGGCAAGCTGTGGTGACGTGGACGTGCTGCTCACCCACCCGGACGGCCGGTCTCACCAGGGCATCTTCAGTCCTCTCCTCGACAGCCTTCGGCGCCAAG GGTTCCTGACAGATGACCTGGTGAGCCAGGAGGAAAACGGCCAGCAGCAGAAGTACCTGGGGGTGTGCCAGCTCCCTGGGCCAGGACGGCGGCATCGACGGCTAGACATCATCATTGTGCCCTACAGCGAGTTTGCGTGCGCCCTGCTCTACTTCACTGGCTCTGCCCACTTCAACCGCTTCATGCGGGCTCTGGCCAAGACCAAGGGCATGAGCTTGTCAGAGCACGCCCTCAGCACCTCTGTGGTCCGGAATACCCACGGCCTCAAGTTGGGGCCTGGCCGAGTGCTGCCCACCCCCACAGAGAAGGATGTCTTCAGGCTTTTAGGCCTACCTTACCGAGAACCAGCCGAGCGGGACTGGTGA
- the POLL gene encoding DNA polymerase lambda isoform X3 — protein MKPKTIRPGSGHTSMDPGGILKAFPKRRKIHANPSSKALVKKPKHEGGEEAGEWLSSLRAHVVPSGIGRARAELFEKQIIQHGGQICAAQAPGVTHIVVDEGMDCERALRLLRLPQLPQGAQLVKSTWLSLCLQEKRLVDTAGFNICSPDRYLDQPQLSKADQDSSAQEAVLRTALSPPRPPTRPVSPPRRTEEAPSTQVQPGCDDETSDGEETQVSAADLEALISGRCSPSLEGDGEPSPAPKGLDKWVCAQPSSQKAVNYNPHITEKLEVLAKAYSVQGDKWRALGYTKAINALKSFHKPVTSYQEAFSIPGIGKRMAEKIVEILESGHLRKLDHISESVPVLELFSNIWGAGTKTAQMWYQQGFRTLEDIRDRASLTSQQAIGLKHYDDFLERIPREEATEIEQTVREAAQAFSPGLLCVACGSYRRGKASCGDVDVLLTHPDGRSHQGIFSPLLDSLRRQGFLTDDLVSQEENGQQQKYLGVCQLPGPGRRHRRLDIIIVPYSEFACALLYFTGSAHFNRFMRALAKTKGMSLSEHALSTSVVRNTHGLKLGPGRVLPTPTEKDVFRLLGLPYREPAERDW, from the exons ATGAAACCTAAAACCATTAGGCCGGGATCTGGCCATACCTCAATGGACCCTGGGGGCATCTTGAAGGCATTTCCCAAGCGGAGGAAAATTCATGCCAATCCATCATCAAAAGCACTTGTAAAGAAACCCAAGCATGAAGGTGGAGAAGAAGCAGGAG AGTGGCTGAGCTCCCTGCGGGCCCATGTTGTGCCCAGCGGCATTGGGCGAGCCCGGGCAGAACTCTTTGAGAAGCAGATTATTCAGCATGGAGGCCAGATATGCGCTGCCCAGGCCCCAGGGGTCACTCACATTGTGGTGGATGAAGGCATGGACTGTGAGCGAGCCCTCCGCCTCCTTCGACTGCCCCAGCTACCCCAGGGTGCTCAGCTGGTGAAGTCCACCTGGCTGAGCCTGTGCCTGCAGGAGAAAAGGCTCGTGGACACGGCAGGATTCAACATCTGCAGCCCCGACAG GTACCTGGACCAACCGCAGCTCAGCAAGGCAGACCAAGACTCTTCTGCCCAGGAGGCTGTGCTCAGGacagccctctctcctcctcGTCCTCCCACCAGGCCTGTATCTCCTCCCCGGAGGACAGAGGAGGCCCCGAGCACCCAAGTCCAG CCTGGCTGTGATGATGAAACCAGTGACGGGGAAGAGACCCAGGTTAGCGCAGCTGATCTGGAAGCCCTTATCAGTGGCCGCTGCTCCCCCTCCCTTGAGGGAGATGGCGAGCCTAGTCCAGCCCCTAAGGGCCTGGATAAATGGGTCTGTGCACAGCCTTCGAGCCAGAAGGCGGTCAACTACAACCCCCACATCACAGAGAAGCTGGAAGTGCTGGCCAAAGCCTACAGTGTTCAGGGAGACAAGTGGAGGGCCCTGGGCTATACCAAGGCCATCAATGCCCTCAAGAGCTTCCACAAGCCTGTCACCTCCTACCAG gaggcCTTCAGTATCCCTGGGATTGGAAAGCGGATGGCCGAGAAGATCGTAGAAATCCTGGAGAGTGGGCATCTGCGGAAGCTGGACCATATCAGTGAGAGCGTGCCTGTCTTGGAGCTCTTCTCCAACATCTGGGGAGCTGGAACCAAAACTGCACAGATGTGGTACCAACAG GGTTTCCGGACGCTAGAAGATATCCGCGACCGGGCCTCCCTGACTAGCCAGCAGGCCATTGGCCTGAAGCATTATGATGACTTCCTGGAGCGCATACCCCGGGAGGAGGCTACAGAGATTGAGCAGACA GTCCGGGAAGCGGCTCAGGCCTTCAGCCCCGGGCTGCTGTGTGTGGCGTGTGGTTCTTACCGCCGGGGGAAGGCAAGCTGTGGTGACGTGGACGTGCTGCTCACCCACCCGGACGGCCGGTCTCACCAGGGCATCTTCAGTCCTCTCCTCGACAGCCTTCGGCGCCAAG GGTTCCTGACAGATGACCTGGTGAGCCAGGAGGAAAACGGCCAGCAGCAGAAGTACCTGGGGGTGTGCCAGCTCCCTGGGCCAGGACGGCGGCATCGACGGCTAGACATCATCATTGTGCCCTACAGCGAGTTTGCGTGCGCCCTGCTCTACTTCACTGGCTCTGCCCACTTCAACCGCTTCATGCGGGCTCTGGCCAAGACCAAGGGCATGAGCTTGTCAGAGCACGCCCTCAGCACCTCTGTGGTCCGGAATACCCACGGCCTCAAGTTGGGGCCTGGCCGAGTGCTGCCCACCCCCACAGAGAAGGATGTCTTCAGGCTTTTAGGCCTACCTTACCGAGAACCAGCCGAGCGGGACTGGTGA
- the POLL gene encoding DNA polymerase lambda isoform X2, producing MKPKTIRPGSGHTSMDPGGILKAFPKRRKIHANPSSKALVKKPKHEGGEEAGEWLSSLRAHVVPSGIGRARAELFEKQIIQHGGQICAAQAPGVTHIVVDEGMDCERALRLLRLPQLPQGAQLVKSTWLSLCLQEKRLVDTAGFNICSPDSRYLDQPQLSKADQDSSAQEAVLRTALSPPRPPTRPVSPPRRTEEAPSTQVQPGCDDETSDGEETQVSAADLEALISGRCSPSLEGDGEPSPAPKGLDKWVCAQPSSQKAVNYNPHITEKLEVLAKAYSVQGDKWRALGYTKAINALKSFHKPVTSYQEAFSIPGIGKRMAEKIVEILESGHLRKLDHISESVPVLELFSNIWGAGTKTAQMWYQQGFRTLEDIRDRASLTSQQAIGLKHYDDFLERIPREEATEIEQTVREAAQAFSPGLLCVACGSYRRGKASCGDVDVLLTHPDGRSHQGIFSPLLDSLRRQGFLTDDLVSQEENGQQQKYLGVCQLPGPGRRHRRLDIIIVPYSEFACALLYFTGSAHFNRFMRALAKTKGMSLSEHALSTSVVRNTHGLKLGPGRVLPTPTEKDVFRLLGLPYREPAERDW from the exons ATGAAACCTAAAACCATTAGGCCGGGATCTGGCCATACCTCAATGGACCCTGGGGGCATCTTGAAGGCATTTCCCAAGCGGAGGAAAATTCATGCCAATCCATCATCAAAAGCACTTGTAAAGAAACCCAAGCATGAAGGTGGAGAAGAAGCAGGAG AGTGGCTGAGCTCCCTGCGGGCCCATGTTGTGCCCAGCGGCATTGGGCGAGCCCGGGCAGAACTCTTTGAGAAGCAGATTATTCAGCATGGAGGCCAGATATGCGCTGCCCAGGCCCCAGGGGTCACTCACATTGTGGTGGATGAAGGCATGGACTGTGAGCGAGCCCTCCGCCTCCTTCGACTGCCCCAGCTACCCCAGGGTGCTCAGCTGGTGAAGTCCACCTGGCTGAGCCTGTGCCTGCAGGAGAAAAGGCTCGTGGACACGGCAGGATTCAACATCTGCAGCCCCGACAG CAGGTACCTGGACCAACCGCAGCTCAGCAAGGCAGACCAAGACTCTTCTGCCCAGGAGGCTGTGCTCAGGacagccctctctcctcctcGTCCTCCCACCAGGCCTGTATCTCCTCCCCGGAGGACAGAGGAGGCCCCGAGCACCCAAGTCCAG CCTGGCTGTGATGATGAAACCAGTGACGGGGAAGAGACCCAGGTTAGCGCAGCTGATCTGGAAGCCCTTATCAGTGGCCGCTGCTCCCCCTCCCTTGAGGGAGATGGCGAGCCTAGTCCAGCCCCTAAGGGCCTGGATAAATGGGTCTGTGCACAGCCTTCGAGCCAGAAGGCGGTCAACTACAACCCCCACATCACAGAGAAGCTGGAAGTGCTGGCCAAAGCCTACAGTGTTCAGGGAGACAAGTGGAGGGCCCTGGGCTATACCAAGGCCATCAATGCCCTCAAGAGCTTCCACAAGCCTGTCACCTCCTACCAG gaggcCTTCAGTATCCCTGGGATTGGAAAGCGGATGGCCGAGAAGATCGTAGAAATCCTGGAGAGTGGGCATCTGCGGAAGCTGGACCATATCAGTGAGAGCGTGCCTGTCTTGGAGCTCTTCTCCAACATCTGGGGAGCTGGAACCAAAACTGCACAGATGTGGTACCAACAG GGTTTCCGGACGCTAGAAGATATCCGCGACCGGGCCTCCCTGACTAGCCAGCAGGCCATTGGCCTGAAGCATTATGATGACTTCCTGGAGCGCATACCCCGGGAGGAGGCTACAGAGATTGAGCAGACA GTCCGGGAAGCGGCTCAGGCCTTCAGCCCCGGGCTGCTGTGTGTGGCGTGTGGTTCTTACCGCCGGGGGAAGGCAAGCTGTGGTGACGTGGACGTGCTGCTCACCCACCCGGACGGCCGGTCTCACCAGGGCATCTTCAGTCCTCTCCTCGACAGCCTTCGGCGCCAAG GGTTCCTGACAGATGACCTGGTGAGCCAGGAGGAAAACGGCCAGCAGCAGAAGTACCTGGGGGTGTGCCAGCTCCCTGGGCCAGGACGGCGGCATCGACGGCTAGACATCATCATTGTGCCCTACAGCGAGTTTGCGTGCGCCCTGCTCTACTTCACTGGCTCTGCCCACTTCAACCGCTTCATGCGGGCTCTGGCCAAGACCAAGGGCATGAGCTTGTCAGAGCACGCCCTCAGCACCTCTGTGGTCCGGAATACCCACGGCCTCAAGTTGGGGCCTGGCCGAGTGCTGCCCACCCCCACAGAGAAGGATGTCTTCAGGCTTTTAGGCCTACCTTACCGAGAACCAGCCGAGCGGGACTGGTGA
- the POLL gene encoding DNA polymerase lambda isoform X6: MKPKTIRPGSGHTSMDPGGILKAFPKRRKIHANPSSKALVKKPKHEGGEEAGEWLSSLRAHVVPSGIGRARAELFEKQIIQHGGQICAAQAPGVTHIVVDEGMDCERALRLLRLPQLPQGAQLVKSTWLSLCLQEKRLVDTAGFNICSPDSRYLDQPQLSKADQDSSAQEAVLRTALSPPRPPTRPVSPPRRTEEAPSTQVQPGCDDETSDGEETQVSAADLEALISGRCSPSLEGDGEPSPAPKGLDKWVCAQPSSQKAVNYNPHITEKLEVLAKAYSVQGDKWRALGYTKAINALKSFHKPVTSYQEAFSIPGIGKRMAEKIVEILESGHLRKLDHISESVPVLELFSNIWGAGTKTAQMWYQQGFRTLEDIRDRASLTSQQAIGLKHYDDFLERIPREEATEIEQTVREAAQAFSPGLLCVACGSYRRGKASCGDVDVLLTHPDGRSHQGIFSPLLDSLRRQVTGAHYHLQVEVPLPCLRHCRGHREA; this comes from the exons ATGAAACCTAAAACCATTAGGCCGGGATCTGGCCATACCTCAATGGACCCTGGGGGCATCTTGAAGGCATTTCCCAAGCGGAGGAAAATTCATGCCAATCCATCATCAAAAGCACTTGTAAAGAAACCCAAGCATGAAGGTGGAGAAGAAGCAGGAG AGTGGCTGAGCTCCCTGCGGGCCCATGTTGTGCCCAGCGGCATTGGGCGAGCCCGGGCAGAACTCTTTGAGAAGCAGATTATTCAGCATGGAGGCCAGATATGCGCTGCCCAGGCCCCAGGGGTCACTCACATTGTGGTGGATGAAGGCATGGACTGTGAGCGAGCCCTCCGCCTCCTTCGACTGCCCCAGCTACCCCAGGGTGCTCAGCTGGTGAAGTCCACCTGGCTGAGCCTGTGCCTGCAGGAGAAAAGGCTCGTGGACACGGCAGGATTCAACATCTGCAGCCCCGACAG CAGGTACCTGGACCAACCGCAGCTCAGCAAGGCAGACCAAGACTCTTCTGCCCAGGAGGCTGTGCTCAGGacagccctctctcctcctcGTCCTCCCACCAGGCCTGTATCTCCTCCCCGGAGGACAGAGGAGGCCCCGAGCACCCAAGTCCAG CCTGGCTGTGATGATGAAACCAGTGACGGGGAAGAGACCCAGGTTAGCGCAGCTGATCTGGAAGCCCTTATCAGTGGCCGCTGCTCCCCCTCCCTTGAGGGAGATGGCGAGCCTAGTCCAGCCCCTAAGGGCCTGGATAAATGGGTCTGTGCACAGCCTTCGAGCCAGAAGGCGGTCAACTACAACCCCCACATCACAGAGAAGCTGGAAGTGCTGGCCAAAGCCTACAGTGTTCAGGGAGACAAGTGGAGGGCCCTGGGCTATACCAAGGCCATCAATGCCCTCAAGAGCTTCCACAAGCCTGTCACCTCCTACCAG gaggcCTTCAGTATCCCTGGGATTGGAAAGCGGATGGCCGAGAAGATCGTAGAAATCCTGGAGAGTGGGCATCTGCGGAAGCTGGACCATATCAGTGAGAGCGTGCCTGTCTTGGAGCTCTTCTCCAACATCTGGGGAGCTGGAACCAAAACTGCACAGATGTGGTACCAACAG GGTTTCCGGACGCTAGAAGATATCCGCGACCGGGCCTCCCTGACTAGCCAGCAGGCCATTGGCCTGAAGCATTATGATGACTTCCTGGAGCGCATACCCCGGGAGGAGGCTACAGAGATTGAGCAGACA GTCCGGGAAGCGGCTCAGGCCTTCAGCCCCGGGCTGCTGTGTGTGGCGTGTGGTTCTTACCGCCGGGGGAAGGCAAGCTGTGGTGACGTGGACGTGCTGCTCACCCACCCGGACGGCCGGTCTCACCAGGGCATCTTCAGTCCTCTCCTCGACAGCCTTCGGCGCCAAG TGACGGGTGCTCACTACCACCTGCAGGTCGAGGTTCCTCTCCCCTGCCTGAGACACTGCAGGGGACACAGGGAGGCATGA
- the POLL gene encoding DNA polymerase lambda isoform X1 yields the protein MTVALMKPKTIRPGSGHTSMDPGGILKAFPKRRKIHANPSSKALVKKPKHEGGEEAGEWLSSLRAHVVPSGIGRARAELFEKQIIQHGGQICAAQAPGVTHIVVDEGMDCERALRLLRLPQLPQGAQLVKSTWLSLCLQEKRLVDTAGFNICSPDSRYLDQPQLSKADQDSSAQEAVLRTALSPPRPPTRPVSPPRRTEEAPSTQVQPGCDDETSDGEETQVSAADLEALISGRCSPSLEGDGEPSPAPKGLDKWVCAQPSSQKAVNYNPHITEKLEVLAKAYSVQGDKWRALGYTKAINALKSFHKPVTSYQEAFSIPGIGKRMAEKIVEILESGHLRKLDHISESVPVLELFSNIWGAGTKTAQMWYQQGFRTLEDIRDRASLTSQQAIGLKHYDDFLERIPREEATEIEQTVREAAQAFSPGLLCVACGSYRRGKASCGDVDVLLTHPDGRSHQGIFSPLLDSLRRQGFLTDDLVSQEENGQQQKYLGVCQLPGPGRRHRRLDIIIVPYSEFACALLYFTGSAHFNRFMRALAKTKGMSLSEHALSTSVVRNTHGLKLGPGRVLPTPTEKDVFRLLGLPYREPAERDW from the exons ATGACAGTTGCCCTGATGAAACCTAAAACCATTAGGCCGGGATCTGGCCATACCTCAATGGACCCTGGGGGCATCTTGAAGGCATTTCCCAAGCGGAGGAAAATTCATGCCAATCCATCATCAAAAGCACTTGTAAAGAAACCCAAGCATGAAGGTGGAGAAGAAGCAGGAG AGTGGCTGAGCTCCCTGCGGGCCCATGTTGTGCCCAGCGGCATTGGGCGAGCCCGGGCAGAACTCTTTGAGAAGCAGATTATTCAGCATGGAGGCCAGATATGCGCTGCCCAGGCCCCAGGGGTCACTCACATTGTGGTGGATGAAGGCATGGACTGTGAGCGAGCCCTCCGCCTCCTTCGACTGCCCCAGCTACCCCAGGGTGCTCAGCTGGTGAAGTCCACCTGGCTGAGCCTGTGCCTGCAGGAGAAAAGGCTCGTGGACACGGCAGGATTCAACATCTGCAGCCCCGACAG CAGGTACCTGGACCAACCGCAGCTCAGCAAGGCAGACCAAGACTCTTCTGCCCAGGAGGCTGTGCTCAGGacagccctctctcctcctcGTCCTCCCACCAGGCCTGTATCTCCTCCCCGGAGGACAGAGGAGGCCCCGAGCACCCAAGTCCAG CCTGGCTGTGATGATGAAACCAGTGACGGGGAAGAGACCCAGGTTAGCGCAGCTGATCTGGAAGCCCTTATCAGTGGCCGCTGCTCCCCCTCCCTTGAGGGAGATGGCGAGCCTAGTCCAGCCCCTAAGGGCCTGGATAAATGGGTCTGTGCACAGCCTTCGAGCCAGAAGGCGGTCAACTACAACCCCCACATCACAGAGAAGCTGGAAGTGCTGGCCAAAGCCTACAGTGTTCAGGGAGACAAGTGGAGGGCCCTGGGCTATACCAAGGCCATCAATGCCCTCAAGAGCTTCCACAAGCCTGTCACCTCCTACCAG gaggcCTTCAGTATCCCTGGGATTGGAAAGCGGATGGCCGAGAAGATCGTAGAAATCCTGGAGAGTGGGCATCTGCGGAAGCTGGACCATATCAGTGAGAGCGTGCCTGTCTTGGAGCTCTTCTCCAACATCTGGGGAGCTGGAACCAAAACTGCACAGATGTGGTACCAACAG GGTTTCCGGACGCTAGAAGATATCCGCGACCGGGCCTCCCTGACTAGCCAGCAGGCCATTGGCCTGAAGCATTATGATGACTTCCTGGAGCGCATACCCCGGGAGGAGGCTACAGAGATTGAGCAGACA GTCCGGGAAGCGGCTCAGGCCTTCAGCCCCGGGCTGCTGTGTGTGGCGTGTGGTTCTTACCGCCGGGGGAAGGCAAGCTGTGGTGACGTGGACGTGCTGCTCACCCACCCGGACGGCCGGTCTCACCAGGGCATCTTCAGTCCTCTCCTCGACAGCCTTCGGCGCCAAG GGTTCCTGACAGATGACCTGGTGAGCCAGGAGGAAAACGGCCAGCAGCAGAAGTACCTGGGGGTGTGCCAGCTCCCTGGGCCAGGACGGCGGCATCGACGGCTAGACATCATCATTGTGCCCTACAGCGAGTTTGCGTGCGCCCTGCTCTACTTCACTGGCTCTGCCCACTTCAACCGCTTCATGCGGGCTCTGGCCAAGACCAAGGGCATGAGCTTGTCAGAGCACGCCCTCAGCACCTCTGTGGTCCGGAATACCCACGGCCTCAAGTTGGGGCCTGGCCGAGTGCTGCCCACCCCCACAGAGAAGGATGTCTTCAGGCTTTTAGGCCTACCTTACCGAGAACCAGCCGAGCGGGACTGGTGA